Within Hydrogenophaga sp. PAMC20947, the genomic segment GACCGGTCGTGGGATCTGTCCGCTCGTCGCAGGATTTTTTGATGGGTGTGATGGCAGGATTGCCTGCCGATATCCCGCGGGATTTGTCTCCTGCCCCAGATGCACGCTTGGTCCACGTGCGGTCGGGCGCTGCCAATGACCCCGTGATGCGCTGGAAATGGGTGGCGGGCGTCGCCTCTCTTGCCGCAGTGATGGCCGTGAGCTGGACAGTGCTGCGCGAATCCCCCGGCAGCCCGTCGGCGGCTTCTGGACCCGTGCTGGCCTCAAACGAAGGATCTCCCTTGGCCACCGTCGACTCCACTGTCGTGGTGAACACCGCCCAGGGAACCTTGATTCGGGACGCTCGTTTAGAGCAGCTGTTGGCCGAGCACCGGCAATACGGATCCATGTCCGCGCTGCAGATGCCTGCCGGATTTCTCCGCAGCGCGACACACGACGCTGCGGAGCGGCGCTGATTCATGTTGATCAACAAGTCTGAATGGTTGGGGCGCGTCCCGGTCGGGACACATGGCGCGGATCTGAACGGGCGCGTCGGCATTCGCGGGGGGGGCCTGCGAATGGTGTTTCAGGCCCTGAAGTTGTCTGCGTTGGCCCTGTTGTTGTCGGGTCCCTGGATCGGTCTTCAAGCCCAGTCCGTGGCTGTGCCGCCAAAGCGAACTGTCAACGACTGGCTGAACCGGATGCATGATGCTTCGCGGCAGCGCGACTACACCGGCACGCTGGTGGTGTCCACGGGGATGGCCATGTCGGCTTCGAGGATCTGGCATGTGTGTGACGGTGAACATCAGATGGAGCGGATAGAAACGCTCACGGGTGCCCCTCGAACGACGATCAGGCGCAACAACGATGTCATCACGTTTGCGCCCGACGAGAAGCGTGCGTGGGTTGAAAAACGGGAATCACTCGGGTTGTTCCCTGAGTTGCTGCGCACGCCTGCCAACGTGATTCCTGAGTTTTATGACGTGCGAGAGACGGGACGAGAGCGGGTAGCCGGCTACCTCTCGGACGCTGTGGAGATCGTGCCAAGGGACTCGTTGCGGTTCGGCTATCGCATCTGGGCGGAGCGGGAAAGTGGCCTCGTGGTCAAGTTGCAGACGATCGACCTCAAGGGGCAGATTCTCGAGCAACTGGCTTTTTCTGAGTTGAAGCTGGATGCGCCAGTCCGCATGGACAAGCTCAAAAAACAGATGAAAGACACGCGAGGCTATGAGGTGTTTCATCCTGCCTTTGTCAAAACTTCGGCGGAAGCCGCTGGTTGGACCGTGAAAGCGATGGTCGCAGGATTTCAACTCATGAGCTGCCATACGCGTGCGCGTCCCGACCCGTCGCTCGGGCAGGTCGATGCCATGCAATGCGTGTTTTCTGACGGTCTTGCCTCCGTGTCGTTGTTCATCGAACCTCTGGAGACTGACCAACCAGGGGCGGAGGGCCGCTCTTCAACGGGTGCGACCCACCTGTTGCGCCGCCACCTGGCGACCCATTGGGTCACGGCGATGGGTGAGGTGCCCATGGAGACCCTTGTGCGCATGTCAGAGGCGTTGGAGCGATCACGTTGACCCCGCCCGAGGGTTGCGTTGAGCTCTTTCCCTGTGACCACTTCCGCGCCTGCTTTTCTGTTCACCAGATCTGAATCAAACACCATGAATTCCAAGCCTTTATCTCTAACTTCATTGCCGTCCATTTTTCTTGGCGGTGCGCTGGCTTTGAGCGCGCTTGCATGGTCTGTGCCTGCAAAGGCACAGAGCCTTCCTCAAGTGACCGCGCCCAGTGTTCGGGGCCTGCCTGATTTCACCGATTTGGTGGATCTGGTTGGTCCCTCGGTGGTGAACATCCGCACCTTGGAACGCGCGTCGACCAGCGCGGCGGGTGGTGGCTCTGCCATGGACGAGCAAATGCTGGAGTTTTTCCGCCGCTTCGGCATTCCGATACCGCCGAGCATGGGACCTCGCTCGCCGAAACAGGAGCCGGGCCCGATGGATGAGGCCCAACCCCGGGGGGTCGGTTCGGGGTTTATCCTGAGTTCGGATGGCCTGATCATGACGAACGCCCACGTGGTGGATGGAGCCGACGAACTGATCGTGACTTTGCCAGACAATCGCGAATTCAAGGCCAAGCTTGTGGGCGCGGACAAGCGCACCGACGTGGCGGTGGTCAAGATCGAGGCCTCTGGTCTCAACGCTGTGCGCATCGGAGATGTCAACCGGTTGCGGGTTGGTGAATGGGTGATGGCGATCGGCTCGCCCTTTGGTCTCGAGAACACCGTGACCGCCGGTATTGTCAGTGCCAAGAAGCGCGATACCGGAGACTTCCTGCCCTTCATTCAGACCGATGTGGCGATCAACCCGGGCAACTCGGGAGGGCCGTTGATCAACATGCGCGGCGAGGTGGTCGGCATCAACAGCCAGATCTACTCGCGCTCGGGTGGATTTCAGGGGATCTCCTTTGCCATACCGATCGACGAGGCGGTACGGGTTTCTGATCAGCTGCGCACCACGGGACGGGTAACACGTGGGCGCATCGGTGTTCAGATTGACCAGGTGAGCAAAGAGGTGGCCGAATCCATAGGATTGGGCAAGCCCCGTGGGGCCTTGGTGCGGGGTGTGGAGGCTGATTCGCCTGCTTCAAAAGCGGGGGTGGAGCCGGGTGACATCATCTTGAAATTTGATGGGAAAGACATCGACAAGTCGGTCGATCTGCCTCGGCTGGTGGGCAGTACCAAGCCGGGAAACAAGAGCCGTATGACGGTGTTCCGCCGTGGGACCCAAAAAGAGCTGGGTATTACCGTGGCCGAGCTTGAGCCCGAGCAGGCGGAACGCCGAGCTGCGGCCCCCGACACAGTTCGTCCCCAAGTGTCCAGCGTTGTTCAGAGCCTGGGGTTGACCCTCAAGGCACTGACCGCTGCGCAGAAAAAGGAGCTCAATTTGCGGGGTGGCGTGCGTGTTGAGAGTGCAGAAGGCCCTGCCGCACGAGCGGGTCTGCGTGAAGGTGATGTGATTGTGGCCATCGATAACATGGACACCACCTCGGTTGAAGAGCTGGAAGCTGCCCTGTCCAAGGTAGACAAAGGCAAGTCGATCAATGTGCTGTTTCGCCGAGGGGAATGGGCCCAGTACACTTTGATCCGGCCCATTCGTTGAAAAGGCGTTCCACATGGCTGTTCCTGCTGTGAATAGCCCTTGGGCTGGCAGGGAATTTTGTGCAAACCATCGAAGTGGTGGTGAGGATACGACACCTGAGCAGGGGTCCGATTGCCGAACCGGGGTCTGCATTTGTAAGTGCTTGCTAACGGCGAGCGAAGCCCCTCGGACAGAATTCGATAAAATCGGGGTTTAAAGCGCAGGATTCCTTCGTGGGAGCTGTTTTGGGCTTCACGATGTGAGACACGTCGCGGGCAGGGCAGAGATCATCCACAGGTGATCCACCTGCCCAGCTGTCGTCCTGTGGATAAGTTGTTGATGGCTTGTATGTTGCTGCGCTGCAACAAACTGAGATAGACGGTTGGCGGGTGTGCGTTTTGGGCTTTTTGCCTACAATGAAACCCCAACTATCGCAGTTGCCCTTGATTGTTGGTTCTGGGCGCGTCAACAGCTGACGCGCCCTTTTTTATGTGTGCCCGCAGAGCGGGCGCATGGTGCTTGTCGTCCTTGGTTGAGTCGCTTTCCTGATGAATCACATTCGCAATTTTTCGATCATCGCCCACATCGATCACGGCAAGTCCACGCTGGCCGATCGCATCATTTCCCTTTGCGGCGGTTTGTCTGATCGTGAGATGAGTGAACAAGTGCTGGACTCGATGGATATCGAGAAGGAACGGGGCATCACCATCAAGGCCCAGACTGCTGCGCTGCAGTACAAAGCCCTCGACGGACAGATCTACAACCTCAATTTGATCGATACGCCTGGTCATGTGGACTTCTCTTACGAGGTCAGCCGCTCACTCTCGGCTTGTGAAGGTGCTTTGCTGGTCGTGGATGCCAGCCAAGGCGTAGAGGCTCAGACGGTGGCGAATTGCTACACCGCTTTGGAACTCGGTGTTGAGGTCGTGCCGGTGCTCAACAAGATGGACCTGCCCAATGCAGATCCGGACAACGCCAAGATCGAGATCGAAGATGTGATCGGAATCGACGCCACCGACGCCATCCCCTGCTCGGC encodes:
- a CDS encoding sigma-E factor negative regulatory protein; this translates as MSTMNAAQDKTLLDLSGTDADSAVSALVDGELPDLACDVVLRGAADARELHQQWLLYQMIGQTLNGRPVVGSVRSSQDFLMGVMAGLPADIPRDLSPAPDARLVHVRSGAANDPVMRWKWVAGVASLAAVMAVSWTVLRESPGSPSAASGPVLASNEGSPLATVDSTVVVNTAQGTLIRDARLEQLLAEHRQYGSMSALQMPAGFLRSATHDAAERR
- a CDS encoding MucB/RseB C-terminal domain-containing protein; translated protein: MLINKSEWLGRVPVGTHGADLNGRVGIRGGGLRMVFQALKLSALALLLSGPWIGLQAQSVAVPPKRTVNDWLNRMHDASRQRDYTGTLVVSTGMAMSASRIWHVCDGEHQMERIETLTGAPRTTIRRNNDVITFAPDEKRAWVEKRESLGLFPELLRTPANVIPEFYDVRETGRERVAGYLSDAVEIVPRDSLRFGYRIWAERESGLVVKLQTIDLKGQILEQLAFSELKLDAPVRMDKLKKQMKDTRGYEVFHPAFVKTSAEAAGWTVKAMVAGFQLMSCHTRARPDPSLGQVDAMQCVFSDGLASVSLFIEPLETDQPGAEGRSSTGATHLLRRHLATHWVTAMGEVPMETLVRMSEALERSR
- a CDS encoding DegQ family serine endoprotease → MNSKPLSLTSLPSIFLGGALALSALAWSVPAKAQSLPQVTAPSVRGLPDFTDLVDLVGPSVVNIRTLERASTSAAGGGSAMDEQMLEFFRRFGIPIPPSMGPRSPKQEPGPMDEAQPRGVGSGFILSSDGLIMTNAHVVDGADELIVTLPDNREFKAKLVGADKRTDVAVVKIEASGLNAVRIGDVNRLRVGEWVMAIGSPFGLENTVTAGIVSAKKRDTGDFLPFIQTDVAINPGNSGGPLINMRGEVVGINSQIYSRSGGFQGISFAIPIDEAVRVSDQLRTTGRVTRGRIGVQIDQVSKEVAESIGLGKPRGALVRGVEADSPASKAGVEPGDIILKFDGKDIDKSVDLPRLVGSTKPGNKSRMTVFRRGTQKELGITVAELEPEQAERRAAAPDTVRPQVSSVVQSLGLTLKALTAAQKKELNLRGGVRVESAEGPAARAGLREGDVIVAIDNMDTTSVEELEAALSKVDKGKSINVLFRRGEWAQYTLIRPIR